The following proteins are encoded in a genomic region of Schistocerca serialis cubense isolate TAMUIC-IGC-003099 chromosome 9, iqSchSeri2.2, whole genome shotgun sequence:
- the LOC126418571 gene encoding uncharacterized protein LOC126418571 encodes MMADSNLCILCGRKFTARKNLFAHYRGVHKLQPHTRATIRCPKEGCRFSCNFLANLRIHVEEEHNTLMVKEVLLFESPEEFQEWKAKEEKETKSSFVQHCGAKRTKGGTERITFVCHRSGKFQSSSTGKRLLKSQGSIKLGSHCTAAIELHREESGDCTVVYFKTHFGHEQHIGLLQLSRSDREAIARQIAKGVHFEKILDDVKSSIHSGEPERLHLITRRDLHNIKRDFGIGGTRQQDIDEVSGQNERLDTNSSQLRRLEYKLQLLRRRISSGMMSRETKCKVEKEVDRLLSLTQLDFSREVPHSHNSKKLKVLRIPDKSNINSEVPHSPRNEKLKVLQTPDKSNIHRKVPHCPNKEKLEVLPIPIKPKTFPRSIFVVPAHIEKPNSVIVKGQPNSEVKTVHVGFDHTYCQS; translated from the exons ATGATGGCagattcaaatttgtgtatactgtGTGGCAGAAAATTTACAGCTAGAAAGAATTTGTTTGCACACTATAGAGGGGTACATAAATTACAGCCACATACGAGGGCTACGATTCGATGTCCCAAGGAAGGCTGCAGGTTTTCCTGTAACTTTTTGGCTAATTTGAGAATACATGTAGAGGAAGAGCACAATACTCTGATGGTGAAAGAAGTACTTCTGTTCGAATCACCGGAAG AGTTTCAGGAGTGGAAGgccaaagaagagaaggaaaccaaAAGCAGCTTTGTACAACACTGTGGTGCTAAGCGTACAAAAGGTGGCACTGAAAGGATCACTTTTGTTTGTCACAGAAGTGGGAAGTTTCAGTCTTCATCCACAGGCAAAAGGTTGCTGAAATCACAAGGCAGTATCAAGTTAGGAAGCCACTGTACTGCTGCTATTGAGCTCCACAGAGAAGAAAGTGGCGATTGTACTGTTGTTTATTTCAAAACGCACTTTGGCCATGAACAGCATATAGGCTTACTGCAGCTTAGTAGATCTGATAGGGAAGCCATTGCAC GTCAAATTGCTAAGGGCGTGCATTTCGAAAAAATTTTGGATGATGTGAAGAGCTCCATCCATTCCGGAGAACCGGAGAGGCTGCACCTTATTACTCGCCGCGACCTCCACAACATAAAGAGAGATTTTGGCATTGGTGGCACTCGGCAACAGGACATTGATGAAGTGAGTGGACAAAATGAAAGACTGGACACAAATTCTTCTCAGTTGAGGAGACTGGAGTATAAATTACAGCTTTTGAGACGCCGTATCAGCTCAGGTATGATGTCCAGAGAAACGAAGTGTAAAGTGGAGAAGGAAGTCGATCGTTTGCTTTCACTTACTCAATTGGACTTCAGCAGGGAAGTTCCGCATTCCCACAATAGTAAAAAATTGAAAGTGCTACGAATACCTGATAAGTCTAATATCAACAGCGAAGTTCCGCATTCCCCCAGAAATGAAAAGTTGAAAGTGTTACAGACACCAGATAAGTCCAACATCCATAGGAAAGTTCCACACTGCCCCAACAAAGAAAAGCTGGAAGTCCTACCAATACCTATCAAACCTAAGACCTTTCCAAGGAGCATTTTTGTGGTTCCGGCCCATATTGAGAAGCCAAATAGTGTAATTGTGAAGGGGCAACCAAATAGTGAAGTTAAGACTGTGCATGTTGGTTTTGATCACACATACTGTCAGAGctag